The Candidatus Krumholzibacteriia bacterium DNA window CGAGGTGCTGCCGCGGAGCGGGGATCTGCGCGCACAGCCGGCGGATGAGTTCGAGGTCGTCGGGCTCGAGGGTGCGTTGCCCGGTGCGCGGGTCGTAGGGGGTCTGGACGAGGACCTTGCCCTGGTCCTTGCGCTCGATGGCGTCGAGGCGCACGGGGGCGCGGGTGACGTAGCGGGCGACGCGCTCCTGCCGCTCGGTGTCGCCGGGTCGGATGGGCTCGCCGGCCCACACGC harbors:
- a CDS encoding transposase, which encodes MTAIAELFRRRVLARLRQARRLREHTEQMLLSWEHSGFSVWAGEPIRPGDTERQERVARYVTRAPVRLDAIERKDQGKVLVQTPYDPRTGQRTLEPDDLELIRRLCAQIPAPRQHL